The genomic window CAACCAGCCGTTGCCGGGCGTTAGCCTTCTCCTCAAGCCGGACAACCTCGTTCAACTGAGCAACGCTGAAGGGCTGTTTCGCTTTCGTGATTTAGCGGCGGATACGTATGTCGTGGTCGCCAGCAAACCGAATTTTGTGGCGGATTCGCAAACCGTAGTGGTGCAGCCGCAACGAACGAGTGAAATTTTTCTCCAGCTCGATGCCAAACCCCTGTTCAGCAGAGTCAGCGTGCGCTCGGAGAAAATCAGCGCCTTTATCCCCATCGAAGGCGAAGCCCTGCAACTGGTGGCCGAAGCCGATTTGCAAGATGGCGACGGCCTGGATGACATTCTAGAAGTCAAGTTGTTCAGCGCAAGCTTCGGGCTGCTGCAAACGTTGCAGCGCCAAAGCGCATCCAACACCTTTGCCGCGGTGGTGAGTGAAGACCATCTCACGACCGGATCGCTGTATGACTTGATCGGCGACCGGCTTTGGCTCGAGGCGACAGATCGCGCCGGCGCGCTTTCCATCTCTGATCCCGCATTTTTGATACGTATCATCGAACCCATACCCTTGCCTTCCACGCCCAGCGGCTTGATTGAGACCGACTCACGCCCGCGCTTTCAGTGGGAAAACCTCACGCTGCCGTTCGACTACCGTTATCGCATCAATTTGCTGACGTTCGATTTTTCTTTTCTGGTTCCGGTG from Cytophagia bacterium CHB2 includes these protein-coding regions:
- a CDS encoding carboxypeptidase regulatory-like domain-containing protein codes for the protein MIPYHTLRRRWLRACFFGGLLLSCGEAPRDNPLDPLAPDFNNRGQLLVYTQTYYSPNQPLPGVSLLLKPDNLVQLSNAEGLFRFRDLAADTYVVVASKPNFVADSQTVVVQPQRTSEIFLQLDAKPLFSRVSVRSEKISAFIPIEGEALQLVAEADLQDGDGLDDILEVKLFSASFGLLQTLQRQSASNTFAAVVSEDHLTTGSLYDLIGDRLWLEATDRAGALSISDPAFLIRIIEPIPLPSTPSGLIETDSRPRFQWENLTLPFDYRYRINLLTFDFSFLVPVPFRQIDDIPSDSLSFVYDSNLSNGAYLWTLSIVDRFGNSSRSREAVFLVR